Below is a window of Streptomyces qaidamensis DNA.
CAGCGACATGGCCGGCATGAACGCCGTACCCATGCCGAGACCGAGCAGCAGCATCGCCGGCAGCAGCAGAGCGGCGTACGAGGAACCGATCTCCAGCTGGGTCAGCAGCAGCATGCCGAGCGCGGCGACCAGGAAGCCGGGGCCCATCAGCAGGCGCGGCGCGACCCGGGTCATCAGGCGGGTGCCGATCTGGGTGGAGCCGGTGATCATGCCCGCGATCATCGGCAGGAAGGCGAACCCGGTCTTGACCGGCGAGTAGCCCTTCACGATCTGCAGGTAGTAGGTCAGGAAGAGGAACAGGCCGAACATCGCGATGATCGCGAGACCGAGGGAGAGGTAGATCCCGCCGCGGTTGCGCTCGGTGATCACGCGCAGCGGCAGCAGCGGAGCCTTGACCTTGGACTCGACGAACACGAAGGCCGCGAGCAGCACGGCCGACGCGACGAACATGCCGACGGTCACGGAGTCGCTCCAGCCGTCGGACTCGGCGCGGGTGAAGCCGTAGACCAGGGCGACCAGACCGAAGGTGGACAGCAGCACACCGGGGATGTCGAGCGGCGAGCGGTTGCGGCCGCCCTCCGGCTCACGGATGACGAAGTACGCACCGGCCGCGGCGACGATGGCGAACGGGATGTTCACAAAGAACGTCCAGCGCCAGTCCAGGTACTCGGTGAGGAAGCCGCCCAGGATCAGACCGACGGCACCGCCACCACCGGCGATCGCGCCGTAGATGCCGAACGCCTTGGCGCGCTCCTTGGCGTCGGTGAACATCACGGCGAGCAGGGAGAGCGCGGCGGGCGCGAGCAGGGCCCCGAAGACGCCCTGGAGGGCACGGGCGCCGAACATCATCGCCTCGTTGGTGGCCGCGCCGCCGAGCGCGGAGGCCGCGGCGAAACCGCCCAGACCGACGACGAAGGCCTTCTTGCGGCCCCACAGGTCGGCTATCCGGCCACCGAACAGGAGCAGACCGCCGAAGGCGAGCGCGTAGGCCGTGACGACCCACTGCCGGTTGCCGTCGGAGATGCCCAGATCCTGCTGGGCGGAGGGCAGGGCGATGTTCACGATGGTGGCGTCCAGGACGACCATCAGCTGGGCGAGCGCGATGAAGACGAGCGCTTTCCAGCGGCCGGCGTCCGGTTCTCTGGCCGGTGTGCCGAGGGTCTTCGAGGCTGTTTCAGACATGGGGATACCCACTTCGGGACTTCGTGACGGAAAAGAGTGACGAAAGGGACGGCTCGCGCGGGGACGGCCGCTGAGATCTTGGACTGTCGTTCAGGGTCCGGATCGGTGGGGTTCGGACCGGCGGGTTTCAGACTGGTGGGTTTCAGACCGGTGGGATTCAGACCGGTGGGGCGGCCTGAAACTCATCGGGCGGAAGCGATCGGACGAAATCAATCGGACGGGTTCGGACGGATCCGAGCGAGGATGATCGGGCGGAGCCGGTCGAGGTGGATGGATCGAGCTGGATGGATCGGTCAGAACGGATCGGTCAGGACGGATCGGTTCAGGGCGGATCGGTCAGGGCCGGCGCAGGTCCTCCAGGGTCACGGCCGTGCCCGGGAGGGCGGAGCGGGCGGGAGCCCGCAGCCCGTCCAGGAACAGCTGAAGATGGCGGTGGACGAACCGGTCGGCCCGGAAGCAGTCCGTGCCGGCCGGGGGCCGGCTGAGCTGGGCCACGGCGATCATGACGTCCCCCACGTCCACGTCGGACCGGAGCTGCCCGGCCGACCTGGCGCGGTCCATGACCTCCGCGACCAGCCGCTCGACCCGTTCGCGCGCGGCCTCCAGATCCGGGTGGTGCTGGTCGAACGCGCTGGAGATCATCGGGCACAGCGCGCTGATCCGCTCGTCGGCGGCGGCGTGCACGAAGCGCTCCAGCGCCTCGAACGCGTCGCCGGTCTCGGCGAGCGCGGCCTCGGCGGCCGCGGCCGTACGGTCCATGACGGAGCAGACGACCTCGCGGACGAGCGCGTCGCGGTCCGGGAAGTTGCGGTACACCGTGGCGTTGCCGACGCCGGCCCGGCGGGCGATCTCGTCGAGCGGCACCTCGGGGCCGTGCTCGACGAACATCTCCCGGGCGGCGGTGACGATCCGCTCCCGGTTACGCAGGGCGTCGGCGCGGGGCCGGGGCGCCTTGCGCGCTTCGGGGGTGGCGGTCTGCACGGTGGACTCCCGGTGAGTGAGGCGATCCGGGGACTGCATCCCCGTTTCGGTCGGACACATGGCTAAACGGGGAGTGAGTCCCCGGTATTTCCCACTCCCGAGGAAATTGTTTGTGACCTGAGTCACAAACCCCTTCGGCCCTACCGACGGGAAACCCACGATCGGTCTCTTCCAGCGCGCGCCCCTTCACCCCGCGACGCAGGGTGATCGCAAGGGTGCAGCCGGAGACCGGCGGCTGCCGTGGCGCGGGAGGTCCCTTGCAGGTCCCTTGCATGCAGCCGCGGCCACGGCGCCCCCGCCCGGACGGCACGGGGCCGCCCGGCCACCGGATACCCAGGCGCCGGCTGGCCGCCCTGGCGTGCGTGACCGCCCTGACCTTCACGGTCAGCACCTCGGCGGGCACGGGCCGACTCGTCCCGGGCGCCAGTACGGCGGGAGCGGGCCCCATCACCCTGTCCCACACCTCCGCACACGCACCCTGCATGATCCGCGGCGCCCGCGAGGTCCAGATGTCCGAGGGCATCCCCACCTCCACCGGCTACAGCCGCTCCACCGGCACCGTCCGCGCCCTCACCCTCATGATCGACTTCTCCGACGCCCCCGGCGAGGGTGACGCCCAGGACCGCTTCCACGAGTTCTTCCCGCAGACCCGCGACTGGTTCCGCACCAGCTCCTACGGCCGCCTCGACTACCGCCCCGAGACCCCGATACCCGGCTGGCTGCGGATGCCGAAGTCGTTCCGCGCGTACGGCATAGAGCGCGGGGCTCCGTTCGAGCCCGGTTACCGCGCCCTGGTCGAGGACCTGGTCGCCGCGGCCGACCCGAAGGTGGACTTCGGCGCGTACGACCTGCTGAACGTCCTGGTCACACCGAACGCCGGCCCCTCCGCCCTGGACACGGTCCTGTCCGTCACCTTCGCCGGCAACCCGGAGGCACCCAGGGCCGACGGCATACCCGTGGCCAACGCCTCCTTCGTCTACTCCCGCCAGGACGACGGCTCCGGCTCCTACGACCGCACCGGCTACCGCGTCCTCCCCCACGAGAACGGCCACGTCTTCGGCCTGCCCGACCTGTACACCGCGGAGGGTGGGGGCGCGGTGGGCCACTGGGACATCATGAGCGAGGACTGGGGAGCCAACAACGACTTCCTCGGCTGGCACAAATGGAAGCTGGGCTGGCTCGACGCCACCCAGGTCCACTGCGCGGCCTCCCCCGGCAGCACGGAATACACCCTGACGCCCCTGGCCCTCCCTGGCGGCTCCAAGCTGGTCTTCGTCCCCCTGGACAGCAGAACCGGCTACGCCGTCGAACTGCGCACCCGCGCCGGCAACGACGAGGCGGTGTGCCGCCCGGGCGTCCTGATCTACCGGGTCGACGCGGAGGTGGACACGGGCATGGGCCCGGTCACCGTCATCGACTCCCGCCGCGACAGCGGCGGCTGCACGCGCGCGCCGAACGTCCACGCGGAACTGTCGGACGCGCCGTTCACGCCCGGGGAGACGTTCCGTGACGCGGGGAGGGGGATCACGATCGAGGTGACGGGGGTGGGGGCGGGAGAGGCTGGGGCGGCGGAGGCGTCGGGGGTCGGTGCGGAGGGGGGGTACCGGGTGCGGGTGACGAGGGGGTAGGGGGTGGGGGTGGGTGAGGTACGCGCGAAGGGTGAGAGGGGACGTTCACCGCCCGGCCACCCGGCCACGGTTCCGGACTACGTGGGCCTCCCGGCCACCGTTCCGGAGCACGTGGGCCTCCCGGCCCGCCCAGCCCCTCGGCCTCCCGTCCACCGTTTCCGGATTACGGTGGGCCTGCCGCGACCGTCGCGGTCGTCGCGGCCGGAACGCCGTGGCGGCCTGGCGGCTGTCGCGGCCGTAGCGACCGCCGTACCGGAGAACCGATGCCAGCGAAGCCCATGCCCGAGACGACTCCGGAGGAGTCCGCCCCGACGGCCGACGAGGCCGACGAGAAGGGGCCGTCGGCCGAGGGGACTGCTGCCCTCATCGGTTCCGGTACCGGTGGGAGCGTCCCCGCGGAGGCGGTCGCTCCCCTCATCCGCGGCATCGCGGTACTGCGGGAACTGACGGAGGCGAACGGCACGCTGAGCCTGAGCGGCCTGGAACGCGCCACCGGCCTCGCCCGCTCCACGGTCGACCGCATCACGGCCACCCTCGCCCGCATGGGTTACGTCCGCTTCGACGGCCGGGACGTCCACCTGTCCCCCCGCCTGATGGAGCTGGGCAACGCCTACCTGGCGGCCCTGCGCCTCCCCGCTCTGCTCTCCCCGCACGCGGACGCCCTGGCGGACGCACTGGACGAGTCCGTATCCCTCGCGGTCGCCGACCAGGACGGCATCCGCTTCATCCACCAGGCGACCCGCCGCCGCGCGATGTCCCTCAGCTTCCGCATCGGCGACCTGCTCCCTGCCGAACGCACCGCCCCCGGGCCGCTGTTCGCGACGGAGTGGACGGCCGCGGACTGGCAGCGCTGGCGGGACCGCAGGGCGGCGGACCCGAGGGACCTGTCCTTCACGGCCGTACCGCCACGGACCCACAGACCGGACGCGCGGGACGACGACACCTTCGTCCGCCGCACGGAAGAGGCGTCCGCCAACGGCTGGTCCCTGGACGACCAGTTGATCGAGCCGGGCCTGGTGGCGATCTCGGTACCGGTCCGCCTCCCGGGAGCGGACGGCCGGATCGCAAGCGTGGCGAGCGTGGTCAGCCACACGAGCCGCCACACCGCGCACAACCTGCGCACGACCCTCCTCCCGAGGCTGCGGTCCACGGTCGAGGCGATGGAACGCGAACTGCGCGACACCCCGCCCCCCGAGCCCGGCCCACCCCCCGCGGACCTGGCGCTCTGGACGGGCGCGTCCAAGCAGCAACTGGGCCGCGAGTTCATCGAATCCCTGGCCCGGGGACTGACCGTCCTCACGGCCTTCGGCGAGGGCAGGGAGGAGCTGACCCTCACGGAGGTGGCCCGGGCGACGGGCCTGGCCCGGGCGACGGCCCGCCGGGCCCTGATCACCTACGAACACCTGGGTCTGGTGGCCCCGGCCGGCCGCACCTTCACACCGACCCCCCGGGTCCTCTCCCTCGGCTTCCCGCCCCTGTCCCGCACCACCCTGTCCGAGATCGCCCAGCCCCACCTGGCCGACCTGACGTCCCGCATCCACGAGTCGACGTCACTGGCGGTGCTGTCGGACTCCGGCGAGGAGATCCAGCTCACGGCCCGGGTGACCACGGCCCGGGTGATGAGCGTGAACATCACCGTGGGCACGCGCTTGCCGGCGTACGCGACGGCACTGGGCAGGGTCCTCTTGGCCGACACTCGTGATGAAGAGGCCCTGGCCCCGGTCCGCTCCCAGGGATACGCCCTGGTGGACGAGGAGCTGGAAGAGGGCCTCCGCTCGATCGCGGTCCCGATCCGCGACCGGTCGGGCCGGGTGGTGGCGGCCCTGAACACAGCACTCCACGCCAGCCGCCGCACCGCGAGGGAGTGCGTGACGGACCTCCTCCCGGAACTGACGGCGACGGCGACGCGCATCCAGACGGACTTCCACACGGCAGCGCGCTTCACTCACGTTCCGGCGTCGTGACGCCCACCCCGACCCGCGTCCCCGACCTGCCCCGCGTACACCGGCCCCGCCCGCATCCCTGACCTGACCCCCGCACCCGCACCCGCACCCGCACCCGCACCCGCACCCGCCCGATCCGTATTCGGTACGTTGACGCCTGTGGTCCTCCAGACCACAGGCACGCCGCTGCTTGCGTCCGATGCCACTGCCTTCGTGTGGCTTGATCGAAACCCTGAGAGCGCAGGTCAGAGAGGGCGGCCTCTCCGCACTCAGAACGCGCTTCGGGTGCTCTAGGACGCCGTCGGCATCGCCGCAGGTCACAGGCCGTCAGCCGCCCTCCGGCCCACGCCTCTTGGCCGCACAGCGGCGCCACGGTTGAGCCTTCCGCTCCACGCCTGTCGCCAGTGATCGGCAGGTGGCGACTTTCCTTTGGTGCCCCCCGGCGGGATGGGGAAGTGCCCCGCCGGGGGTTGCTCGTCGCGGTGGCCTCAGAGCGTGTGATAGAGGGCCACGGCCAGCTGGGCGTCGATGGCCGACAGCGTCGTGAGGTAGCCGTCCCCGATGCGGAAACGGGGGGCGGCGTGGTTGTGGGTCGCTCTCTCGACGGCCAGGGAGAGGTCGCTCCAGTCCCGCTCGAAGTCCAGGCCCGTCACGTCGATCATGCTTCCGCCCGAGTTCGACCCGTTGCTGCTGATCGACGACGACTCTCCGCTGTAGTAGCTGTGGCCGCCCCTGATCGCCTGGCTGACGCGGTAGGAGATGAAGTCGGTGCGGGCACCTTCCGCGAAGGCCTGGGTGAGGATCAGCAGGGCTCGTGCCTGGTCCCGGCCGGCTGCCGCGTAGTGCGGGTTGCCCAGGTCGCTGATCGAGCCCTGGATGGTGCCCATGGAGATGCCCAGGCTGCCGCGGCCCACTTCTGCGGCGCTCTCCATGGAGTTGTAGTTGATCCAGTTCAGGTTGCGCACCGCGGAGGCCCCGGGGAGGGTCTCGGGCCCGTGGCCCAGCCGGTAGTACGTGTTCGTCTGGTGGTTG
It encodes the following:
- a CDS encoding ribosome-inactivating family protein — translated: MPRFQVLRRLRTSAVVPAALVGALAVTSVSGLTETHHTSLGQETQLVSATTPTDGISIELDTGVHRDFAHRYDALINDIRGRVRGTRLYGNIILAPKKDDYFGVTLAVGNGRQITLVFNAKNLYIVGWRNHQTNTYYRLGHGPETLPGASAVRNLNWINYNSMESAAEVGRGSLGISMGTIQGSISDLGNPHYAAAGRDQARALLILTQAFAEGARTDFISYRVSQAIRGGHSYYSGESSSISSNGSNSGGSMIDVTGLDFERDWSDLSLAVERATHNHAAPRFRIGDGYLTTLSAIDAQLAVALYHTL
- a CDS encoding TetR/AcrR family transcriptional regulator produces the protein MQTATPEARKAPRPRADALRNRERIVTAAREMFVEHGPEVPLDEIARRAGVGNATVYRNFPDRDALVREVVCSVMDRTAAAAEAALAETGDAFEALERFVHAAADERISALCPMISSAFDQHHPDLEAARERVERLVAEVMDRARSAGQLRSDVDVGDVMIAVAQLSRPPAGTDCFRADRFVHRHLQLFLDGLRAPARSALPGTAVTLEDLRRP
- a CDS encoding MFS transporter, whose amino-acid sequence is MSETASKTLGTPAREPDAGRWKALVFIALAQLMVVLDATIVNIALPSAQQDLGISDGNRQWVVTAYALAFGGLLLFGGRIADLWGRKKAFVVGLGGFAAASALGGAATNEAMMFGARALQGVFGALLAPAALSLLAVMFTDAKERAKAFGIYGAIAGGGGAVGLILGGFLTEYLDWRWTFFVNIPFAIVAAAGAYFVIREPEGGRNRSPLDIPGVLLSTFGLVALVYGFTRAESDGWSDSVTVGMFVASAVLLAAFVFVESKVKAPLLPLRVITERNRGGIYLSLGLAIIAMFGLFLFLTYYLQIVKGYSPVKTGFAFLPMIAGMITGSTQIGTRLMTRVAPRLLMGPGFLVAALGMLLLTQLEIGSSYAALLLPAMLLLGLGMGTAFMPAMSLATQGVEPRDSGVASAMVNTSQQVGGAIGTALLNTIAASATTAYVADHIAGATSRSQQQLVQLEAMVEGYTSAIWFAVGILVVAAAIALTFVNAGRPGGTTTASSGEDAADEVQIPVVAH
- a CDS encoding M6 family metalloprotease domain-containing protein, with the translated sequence MQPRPRRPRPDGTGPPGHRIPRRRLAALACVTALTFTVSTSAGTGRLVPGASTAGAGPITLSHTSAHAPCMIRGAREVQMSEGIPTSTGYSRSTGTVRALTLMIDFSDAPGEGDAQDRFHEFFPQTRDWFRTSSYGRLDYRPETPIPGWLRMPKSFRAYGIERGAPFEPGYRALVEDLVAAADPKVDFGAYDLLNVLVTPNAGPSALDTVLSVTFAGNPEAPRADGIPVANASFVYSRQDDGSGSYDRTGYRVLPHENGHVFGLPDLYTAEGGGAVGHWDIMSEDWGANNDFLGWHKWKLGWLDATQVHCAASPGSTEYTLTPLALPGGSKLVFVPLDSRTGYAVELRTRAGNDEAVCRPGVLIYRVDAEVDTGMGPVTVIDSRRDSGGCTRAPNVHAELSDAPFTPGETFRDAGRGITIEVTGVGAGEAGAAEASGVGAEGGYRVRVTRG
- a CDS encoding IclR family transcriptional regulator domain-containing protein; this encodes MPAKPMPETTPEESAPTADEADEKGPSAEGTAALIGSGTGGSVPAEAVAPLIRGIAVLRELTEANGTLSLSGLERATGLARSTVDRITATLARMGYVRFDGRDVHLSPRLMELGNAYLAALRLPALLSPHADALADALDESVSLAVADQDGIRFIHQATRRRAMSLSFRIGDLLPAERTAPGPLFATEWTAADWQRWRDRRAADPRDLSFTAVPPRTHRPDARDDDTFVRRTEEASANGWSLDDQLIEPGLVAISVPVRLPGADGRIASVASVVSHTSRHTAHNLRTTLLPRLRSTVEAMERELRDTPPPEPGPPPADLALWTGASKQQLGREFIESLARGLTVLTAFGEGREELTLTEVARATGLARATARRALITYEHLGLVAPAGRTFTPTPRVLSLGFPPLSRTTLSEIAQPHLADLTSRIHESTSLAVLSDSGEEIQLTARVTTARVMSVNITVGTRLPAYATALGRVLLADTRDEEALAPVRSQGYALVDEELEEGLRSIAVPIRDRSGRVVAALNTALHASRRTARECVTDLLPELTATATRIQTDFHTAARFTHVPAS